One Streptomyces sp. SAI-135 DNA segment encodes these proteins:
- a CDS encoding CARDB domain-containing protein — protein sequence MRRTHLRRRLGTGLLAAGLTVLGLLPVPAHAAPAEVNLALGRTATAGGSLGGYQAANVTDGSQQSYWEGPAGSFPQWVQVDLGAAVSLDRVALKLPTSWETRTQSLSVLGSTNGDSFTTLVGAQGRTFNPSAANTVGIDLPTATARYVRIQIASNTGWNAAQLSELEVFGEGGQNPEEPPTEAGDLARGKPVEASSTTQNYVAANANDGNLGTYWESAGFPANLTVKLGSDADVEAVRVRLNPDAAWGPRTQAFEILGRASDQTSFKSLKARADYAFSPSSGGNSVLVPVTGRVADVRLAFASNTGAPGAQVAEIEVLGTATPQPDLVVTDLTWSPASPSEADAVSVKATVRNAGNAAAPASTLDVSVEGTVAGSASVGSLAAGQSTTVDVPVGKRPMGSYTVSAVVDPNDTVTESDNGNNSRTAATKLTVSQSPGPDLTVTGITTNPSSPAVGADVSFTVAVRNRGTTAVAAGTVTQLTVGSSTLRGTAPAIAAGTTADVTIGGTWKATSGGATLTATADATNTVAETNEGNNVFARSIVVGRGAAVPYTEYQAEAGRYRGSLLVADRKRTFGHTNFATESSGRESVRLDTTGDYVEFTSTNAANSVVVRNSIPDAAAGGGRDATLSLYADGTFVRKLNLSSKHSWLYGSTDDPEGLTNRPGGDARRLFDEASALLSRSYPAGTTFRLQRDAGDDAAYYVVDLVDLEQVAPAASKPAECTSITAYGAVPNDGIDDTDAIQRAVTADQNGTIDCVWIPAGQWRQEQKILTDDPLNRGQYNQVGIRDVTIRGAGMWHSQLYTLTAPQDAGGINHPHEGNFGFDIDDNTKISDIAIFGSGTIRGGDGNAEGGVGLNGRFGKNTKISNVWIEHANVGVWVGRDYSNIPELWNPGDGLEFTGMRVRDTYADGINFTNGTRNSTVYNSSFRNTGDDALAVWASKYVKDTSVDVGHDNHFRNNTVQLPWRANGIAVYGGYGNTVENNVVSDTMNYPGIMLATDHDPIPFSGQTLIANNALHRTGGAFWGEAQEFGAITLFAQGPDIPGVTIRDTEIHDSTYDGLQFKTGGGAMPGVKVSNVRIDTSVNGCGVLAMGGARGSATLTGVNITGSAEGDVCVEPGSQFQITRN from the coding sequence ATGAGACGTACACACCTGAGAAGACGGCTGGGGACAGGCCTGCTCGCGGCGGGCCTGACCGTTCTCGGACTGCTCCCCGTCCCAGCCCATGCCGCCCCCGCCGAGGTCAACCTCGCCCTCGGCCGCACGGCCACGGCGGGCGGCTCCCTGGGCGGCTATCAGGCCGCCAACGTGACGGACGGCAGTCAACAGTCGTACTGGGAGGGACCCGCGGGCTCCTTCCCGCAGTGGGTGCAGGTCGACCTCGGCGCGGCGGTCTCCCTGGACCGTGTCGCGCTGAAGCTGCCCACGAGCTGGGAGACACGTACCCAGTCCCTGTCCGTCCTCGGCAGCACCAACGGCGACTCGTTCACCACGCTCGTCGGGGCACAGGGCCGCACCTTCAACCCGTCCGCCGCCAACACGGTCGGCATCGACCTGCCGACCGCCACAGCCCGCTACGTGCGCATCCAGATCGCCTCCAACACCGGGTGGAACGCTGCCCAGTTGTCCGAACTGGAAGTCTTCGGCGAAGGCGGCCAAAACCCGGAGGAGCCGCCGACCGAGGCCGGCGACCTGGCCCGGGGCAAGCCGGTCGAGGCCTCCTCGACGACCCAGAACTACGTCGCGGCCAACGCCAACGACGGCAACCTCGGCACCTATTGGGAGTCGGCCGGCTTCCCGGCGAACCTCACGGTCAAGCTCGGCTCCGACGCCGACGTCGAAGCCGTACGGGTCAGGCTCAACCCCGACGCGGCCTGGGGACCGCGCACCCAGGCATTCGAGATCCTCGGCAGGGCCTCGGACCAGACCTCCTTCAAGAGCCTCAAGGCACGCGCCGACTACGCCTTCAGCCCCTCGTCCGGCGGCAACAGCGTCCTCGTCCCGGTCACCGGCCGCGTCGCCGACGTACGGCTCGCCTTCGCCTCCAACACCGGTGCTCCGGGTGCCCAGGTCGCCGAGATCGAGGTACTCGGCACCGCCACCCCGCAGCCGGACCTCGTCGTCACCGACCTCACCTGGTCCCCCGCCTCCCCGTCCGAGGCGGACGCTGTGAGCGTCAAGGCCACCGTCCGCAACGCGGGCAACGCCGCCGCACCCGCGAGCACCCTCGACGTCAGCGTCGAGGGAACCGTCGCCGGATCGGCCTCCGTCGGCTCGCTCGCCGCGGGACAGTCCACAACGGTCGACGTACCCGTGGGCAAGCGGCCGATGGGCTCCTACACCGTCTCCGCGGTGGTCGACCCCAACGACACTGTCACCGAGTCCGACAACGGCAACAACAGCCGCACCGCGGCCACGAAGCTGACCGTCTCGCAGAGCCCCGGACCCGACCTCACGGTCACCGGGATCACCACCAACCCGTCCTCCCCCGCGGTCGGCGCCGACGTCTCCTTCACCGTCGCGGTCCGCAACCGCGGCACCACCGCCGTCGCCGCGGGGACCGTCACCCAGCTGACCGTCGGCAGCAGCACCCTCCGGGGCACCGCACCCGCGATCGCCGCCGGCACCACGGCCGACGTCACGATCGGCGGCACCTGGAAGGCCACCAGCGGCGGTGCGACCCTGACGGCCACCGCGGACGCCACCAACACGGTCGCGGAGACCAACGAGGGCAACAACGTCTTCGCCCGCTCCATCGTCGTAGGACGCGGAGCCGCCGTGCCCTACACCGAGTACCAGGCGGAAGCCGGACGCTACCGCGGCAGCCTGCTCGTCGCCGACCGCAAGCGGACCTTCGGCCACACCAACTTCGCCACCGAGTCCTCGGGCCGCGAATCGGTACGTCTCGACACCACCGGCGACTACGTGGAGTTCACCTCCACCAACGCCGCCAACTCCGTCGTCGTCCGCAACTCCATCCCCGACGCCGCTGCCGGTGGCGGCCGGGACGCGACCCTCAGCCTCTACGCCGACGGGACGTTCGTGCGCAAGCTGAACCTGTCCTCGAAGCACAGCTGGCTGTACGGCAGCACCGACGATCCCGAGGGGCTCACCAACCGGCCCGGCGGCGACGCGCGGCGCCTGTTCGACGAGGCAAGCGCACTGCTGAGCAGGAGCTACCCCGCAGGCACGACCTTCCGTCTCCAGCGCGACGCCGGAGACGACGCCGCCTACTACGTCGTGGACCTCGTCGACCTGGAACAGGTCGCCCCCGCGGCCTCGAAGCCCGCCGAATGCACATCCATCACCGCCTACGGCGCCGTCCCCAACGACGGCATAGACGACACCGACGCCATCCAGCGGGCTGTCACCGCCGACCAGAACGGCACGATCGACTGCGTGTGGATCCCCGCCGGACAGTGGCGCCAGGAGCAGAAGATCCTCACCGACGACCCGCTCAACCGGGGGCAATACAACCAGGTCGGCATCCGTGACGTGACCATCCGCGGCGCCGGCATGTGGCACTCGCAGCTGTACACGCTGACCGCGCCGCAGGACGCGGGCGGCATCAACCACCCGCATGAGGGCAACTTCGGCTTCGACATCGACGACAACACCAAGATCTCCGACATCGCGATCTTCGGATCCGGCACGATCCGCGGCGGCGACGGCAACGCCGAGGGCGGCGTCGGCCTCAACGGCCGCTTCGGCAAGAACACGAAGATCAGCAACGTCTGGATCGAGCACGCCAACGTCGGCGTCTGGGTCGGCCGCGACTACTCCAACATCCCCGAGCTCTGGAACCCGGGGGACGGACTGGAGTTCACCGGCATGCGGGTGCGCGACACCTACGCCGACGGCATCAACTTCACCAACGGCACCCGCAACTCGACCGTCTACAACTCGTCCTTCCGCAACACCGGCGACGACGCGCTCGCCGTGTGGGCCAGCAAGTACGTCAAGGACACGTCCGTCGACGTCGGCCACGACAACCACTTCCGCAACAACACCGTCCAACTGCCCTGGCGCGCCAACGGCATCGCGGTGTACGGCGGTTACGGCAACACCGTCGAGAACAACGTCGTCTCCGACACGATGAACTACCCCGGCATCATGCTGGCCACCGACCACGACCCGATCCCGTTCTCGGGACAGACCCTCATCGCCAACAACGCGCTGCACCGCACCGGCGGGGCGTTCTGGGGCGAGGCCCAGGAGTTCGGCGCCATCACCCTGTTCGCGCAGGGCCCCGACATACCGGGCGTGACCATCCGGGACACCGAGATCCACGACTCGACGTACGACGGCCTCCAGTTCAAGACGGGGGGCGGCGCGATGCCGGGCGTGAAGGTGAGCAACGTCCGCATCGACACCTCGGTCAACGGCTGCGGAGTCCTCGCGATGGGCGGGGCCCGCGGCAGCGCGACCCTCACCGGCGTGAACATCACCGGCTCGGCGGAGGGCGACGTCTGCGTCGAACCGGGCTCGCAGTTCCAGATCACCCGCAACTGA
- a CDS encoding glycoside hydrolase family 30 beta sandwich domain-containing protein yields the protein MSLRRNESGTPRPEHPSRRAVLATMSALPVLAATTPAAGAPRTATAAAAAVIVDPSATRQTIRGFGGMNHPLWIGDLTAAQRDTAFGNGDGQLGLSMLRIFVSEDRANWNREVATAKRAVELGVTVFASPWNPPAQMVETFVHGQQTNAKRLRYSMYSAYAQHLNDFVAFMRSNGVDLYAISVQNEPDYAHDWTWWTPSEMTRFLRENAGSISTRVIAPESFQYVKSFSDPILNDSAALANTDILGAHLYGTPFQNFPYPLFKQKGAGKELWMTEVYYPNSSDSADLWPQALDVGEHIHRALVDAEFQAYVWWYIRRSYGPMREDGRISKRGASLAHFSKFVRPGHVRIAITANPQQNVYLSAYRGSGSRVVIVAVNKGTSPVSQQFTLQNNTSSGVSSWVTDASRNLASQSRITVTNGSFTAQLPAQSLTTFVTG from the coding sequence ATGTCGTTACGCCGCAACGAATCCGGCACACCAAGACCGGAGCACCCCAGTCGTCGCGCCGTCCTCGCGACCATGAGTGCTCTGCCGGTGCTCGCCGCCACGACACCGGCCGCGGGCGCTCCCCGCACAGCGACCGCGGCGGCCGCCGCGGTGATCGTCGACCCGTCCGCGACGCGGCAGACGATCCGCGGATTCGGCGGCATGAACCACCCGCTCTGGATCGGCGATCTGACCGCTGCACAGAGGGACACGGCCTTCGGCAACGGCGACGGACAGCTCGGACTCTCCATGCTGAGAATCTTCGTCTCCGAGGACCGGGCGAACTGGAACCGCGAGGTCGCGACGGCAAAGCGCGCGGTCGAGCTCGGCGTCACCGTCTTCGCGTCACCCTGGAATCCACCCGCCCAGATGGTCGAGACGTTCGTCCACGGCCAGCAGACCAACGCGAAGCGGCTCCGCTACTCCATGTACAGCGCCTATGCGCAACACCTCAACGACTTCGTCGCGTTCATGCGCAGCAACGGGGTCGACCTGTACGCCATCTCCGTGCAGAACGAACCCGACTACGCACATGACTGGACCTGGTGGACGCCGAGCGAGATGACCAGGTTCCTGCGCGAGAACGCCGGCTCGATCAGCACCAGGGTGATCGCGCCGGAGTCCTTCCAGTACGTGAAGAGCTTCTCGGACCCGATCCTCAACGACTCCGCGGCCCTCGCCAACACGGACATCCTCGGGGCGCACCTCTACGGCACGCCGTTCCAGAACTTCCCGTACCCCCTGTTCAAGCAGAAGGGGGCGGGCAAGGAGCTGTGGATGACCGAGGTCTACTACCCCAACAGCAGTGACTCGGCCGATCTCTGGCCCCAGGCGCTCGACGTCGGGGAGCACATCCATCGCGCCCTGGTGGACGCCGAGTTCCAGGCATACGTGTGGTGGTACATCCGGCGCAGCTACGGCCCCATGCGGGAGGACGGCCGGATCAGCAAGCGCGGCGCGAGCCTGGCGCACTTCTCGAAGTTCGTCCGCCCTGGACATGTGCGGATCGCGATCACCGCGAATCCCCAGCAGAACGTCTACCTCTCGGCCTACAGGGGAAGCGGCTCCCGTGTGGTCATCGTGGCCGTCAACAAGGGGACTTCACCGGTGAGTCAGCAGTTCACCCTCCAGAACAACACCTCGTCCGGGGTGTCGTCCTGGGTGACGGACGCGAGCAGGAACCTCGCGTCCCAGAGCCGGATCACCGTGACGAACGGCTCCTTCACAGCGCAGCTGCCGGCTCAGAGCCTGACCACCTTCGTCACCGGATGA
- a CDS encoding discoidin domain-containing protein, protein MRTPSWRPRWLSAVLVTCLLGLGAPLMSAHAAGGPNIALGDTASASSANSGYAATTITDGNQGTYWESAGSSLPQWVQTDLGSSERVDEVVLKLPATWESRSQTLSVQGSADGTGFTTLKSSAAYSFDPASANTVTIAFPATQTRYVRIAISANTGWQAAQLSELEVHAAGDSSTNLASGKTLKAASQTDVYAAPNANDGNRASYWESANNAFPQWLEADLAASVAVNRVVLKLPANWGARSQTLKLQTSANGTAYTDLTASQSYAFNAANDNTATITFDSTTARYVRVLVTANTGQPAAQISELEIYGPAGGDTQAPTAPANLAYTEPATGQIRLTWTASTDNTGVTGYDIYANNTLLTSVAGNVTTFTDTRPSNQTVSYRVRARDAAGNQSPDSNTVTRIGDAGDTQAPTAPANLAYTEPATGQIRLTWTASTDNTGVTAYDIYANNTLRDSVAGNVTTFTDTQPTTSTVTYYVRAKDAAGNQSGNSNSVTRNGSGGTGSNLAVGKPIEASSTVNNFIAANANDNNTSTYWEGAGGSYPNTLTVKLGANADVDRLVVKLNPDSAWSARTQTIEVLGREQSASGFTSLVAAKSYSFDPATANTVTIPLTARTADVRLRFTANSGAPAGQVAEVQVIGVPAPNPDLVVTGLTTSPAAPVESDSITVSATVRNDGPAAAAASRLALRLGDTKVATADVGALAAGAQTTVSASIGQREAGSYEFSAVADDTGAVIEQNETNNTYTRPTALVVKPVASSDLVTTSVTTTPSSPSAGDTVSFKVTVKNQGTEPTAAGSHGVTLTLLDKQGGTVKTLTDSHDGVLAAGDSKVVTLGTWTAANGTYTVRTVLAADDNELPVKRENNTATQSLFVGRGANMPYDMYEAEDGTTGGGATVLGPNRTVGDPAGEASGRKAVRLDATGEYVEFTTRAATNTLVTRFSIPDAPGGGGIDSTLDLYIDGTFKKAVPLTSKYAWLYGAEAEPGNSPGAGAPRHIYDEAHVLLGETVPAGSKIRLQKDSANTSTYSIDFVNLEQVAPAGNPDPASYTVPAGFTHQDVQNALDKVRMDTTGTLVGVYLPPGDYQTSSKFQVYGKAVKVVGAGPWYTQFHAPTTQDNTDIGFRADATAKGSLFKGFAYFGNYTSRINGPGKVFDFANVSDITIDDVWNEHMVCLYWGANTDRITIKNSRIRDMFADGINMTNGSTDNLVTNNDARATGDDSFALFSAIDAGGADMKNNVYENLTTTLTWRAAGVAVYGGYNNTFRNIHIADTLVYSGITISSLDFGYPMNGFGTDPTTFENISIVRAGGHFWGNQTFPGIWVFSASKVFQGIRVNHVDIVDPTYSGIMFQTNYKNGQAEYPVKDTVFNDISISGARKSGDAWDAKSGFGIWANELPEPDQGPALGEATINCLRTSNNAQDIRNTTPLKLTVNPC, encoded by the coding sequence ATGAGAACCCCCTCCTGGAGACCACGGTGGCTGAGTGCCGTGCTGGTGACATGCCTGCTGGGCCTGGGCGCCCCCTTGATGTCCGCCCACGCCGCGGGCGGACCCAACATCGCGCTCGGCGACACCGCTTCGGCCAGCAGCGCCAACAGCGGCTACGCCGCCACCACCATCACCGACGGCAACCAGGGCACGTACTGGGAGAGCGCGGGCTCCAGCCTGCCCCAGTGGGTCCAGACCGACCTCGGCAGCAGTGAGCGCGTCGACGAGGTCGTCCTGAAGCTGCCCGCCACCTGGGAGAGCCGCTCCCAGACGCTCTCCGTCCAGGGCAGCGCCGACGGCACCGGCTTCACCACCCTGAAGTCGTCCGCCGCCTACTCCTTCGACCCCGCCTCCGCCAACACCGTCACCATCGCGTTCCCGGCCACCCAGACCCGCTACGTCCGCATCGCGATCAGCGCCAACACCGGATGGCAGGCAGCCCAGCTCTCCGAGCTCGAGGTCCACGCCGCCGGTGACTCCTCCACCAACCTCGCGAGCGGCAAGACCCTCAAGGCCGCCAGCCAGACCGACGTCTACGCCGCACCCAACGCCAACGACGGCAATCGGGCCAGCTACTGGGAGAGCGCCAACAACGCCTTCCCACAGTGGCTGGAGGCCGACCTCGCGGCCTCGGTCGCGGTCAACCGGGTCGTCCTGAAGCTACCCGCGAACTGGGGCGCCCGCAGCCAGACCCTCAAGCTCCAGACCAGCGCAAACGGCACCGCCTACACCGACCTGACGGCCTCCCAGTCCTACGCCTTCAACGCGGCGAACGACAACACCGCCACGATCACCTTCGACTCCACCACCGCCCGATACGTCCGCGTCCTGGTCACCGCCAACACCGGACAACCCGCGGCGCAGATATCCGAGTTGGAGATCTACGGCCCGGCCGGCGGCGACACCCAGGCGCCCACCGCGCCCGCAAACCTGGCATACACCGAACCGGCCACCGGCCAGATCCGCCTGACCTGGACGGCGTCCACCGACAACACCGGCGTCACCGGCTACGACATCTACGCCAACAACACCCTGCTCACCAGCGTCGCGGGCAACGTCACCACGTTCACCGACACCCGCCCGTCCAACCAGACCGTCTCCTACCGCGTCCGCGCCAGGGACGCCGCCGGCAACCAGTCCCCGGACAGCAACACCGTCACCCGCATCGGCGACGCAGGAGACACCCAGGCGCCCACCGCGCCCGCAAACCTGGCATACACCGAGCCCGCGACCGGCCAGATCCGCCTGACCTGGACGGCGTCCACCGACAACACCGGCGTCACCGCCTACGACATCTACGCCAACAACACTCTCCGCGACAGCGTCGCCGGCAACGTCACCACCTTCACCGACACCCAGCCCACGACCAGCACCGTCACCTACTACGTCCGGGCCAAGGACGCCGCCGGCAACCAGTCCGGCAACAGCAACAGTGTCACCCGCAACGGCAGCGGCGGCACCGGCTCCAACCTCGCCGTCGGCAAGCCGATCGAGGCGTCCTCCACGGTCAACAACTTCATCGCCGCGAACGCCAACGACAACAACACCTCCACCTACTGGGAAGGCGCGGGCGGCAGCTACCCGAACACCCTCACCGTCAAGCTCGGCGCCAACGCCGACGTCGACCGCCTCGTCGTCAAGCTGAACCCCGACAGCGCGTGGTCGGCCCGTACCCAGACCATCGAGGTCCTCGGCCGGGAGCAGAGCGCCTCCGGCTTCACCAGCCTCGTGGCCGCAAAGAGCTACTCCTTCGACCCGGCGACCGCCAACACCGTCACCATCCCGCTCACCGCCCGTACGGCCGACGTCCGGCTCCGGTTCACCGCGAACTCCGGTGCCCCGGCGGGCCAGGTCGCCGAGGTGCAGGTGATCGGCGTTCCCGCACCCAACCCCGACCTGGTCGTCACCGGCCTGACCACGTCACCGGCCGCGCCGGTGGAGTCCGACTCCATCACCGTCTCGGCAACCGTCCGCAACGACGGCCCCGCCGCCGCGGCGGCCAGCAGACTGGCCCTGCGCCTGGGCGACACCAAGGTCGCCACCGCAGACGTCGGCGCACTCGCGGCCGGTGCGCAGACCACCGTCAGCGCGTCCATCGGCCAACGCGAGGCGGGTTCCTACGAGTTCAGCGCCGTCGCGGACGACACGGGCGCGGTGATCGAACAGAACGAGACCAACAACACCTACACCCGGCCCACCGCCCTCGTGGTGAAGCCCGTCGCCAGCTCCGACCTGGTCACCACCTCGGTCACGACCACCCCGAGCAGCCCGTCCGCCGGGGACACCGTCTCCTTCAAGGTCACGGTCAAGAACCAGGGCACCGAGCCCACCGCGGCAGGCAGCCACGGCGTGACCCTCACCCTGCTCGACAAGCAGGGCGGCACCGTCAAGACCCTGACCGACTCCCACGACGGTGTCCTCGCCGCCGGGGACTCCAAGGTCGTCACCCTCGGCACCTGGACCGCGGCCAACGGCACCTACACGGTCCGGACCGTCCTCGCCGCCGACGACAACGAACTGCCGGTCAAACGGGAGAACAACACCGCCACCCAGTCGCTGTTCGTCGGGCGCGGCGCCAACATGCCGTACGACATGTACGAGGCGGAGGACGGCACGACCGGCGGCGGCGCCACCGTCCTCGGACCCAACCGCACCGTGGGCGACCCCGCCGGTGAAGCCTCCGGACGCAAGGCCGTCCGCCTGGACGCCACCGGCGAGTACGTCGAGTTCACCACCCGCGCCGCCACCAACACCCTGGTGACCCGTTTCTCCATCCCGGACGCGCCGGGCGGCGGCGGAATCGACTCCACCCTCGACTTGTACATCGACGGCACCTTCAAGAAGGCCGTCCCCCTCACCTCCAAGTACGCCTGGCTGTACGGCGCCGAGGCGGAACCCGGCAACTCGCCCGGAGCGGGCGCACCGCGGCACATCTACGACGAGGCGCACGTCCTGCTCGGCGAGACCGTGCCCGCCGGCAGCAAGATCCGCCTCCAGAAGGACAGTGCCAACACCAGCACCTACTCCATCGACTTCGTCAACCTGGAACAGGTCGCACCGGCCGGCAACCCCGACCCCGCGTCGTACACCGTGCCCGCCGGCTTCACCCACCAGGACGTGCAGAACGCGCTCGACAAGGTCCGGATGGACACCACCGGCACCCTCGTCGGCGTCTACCTGCCGCCCGGCGACTACCAGACCTCCAGCAAGTTCCAGGTCTACGGCAAGGCCGTCAAGGTCGTCGGAGCCGGCCCCTGGTACACGCAGTTCCACGCTCCCACCACCCAGGACAACACCGACATCGGCTTCCGCGCCGACGCCACCGCCAAGGGCTCGCTCTTCAAGGGCTTCGCCTACTTCGGCAACTACACCTCGCGCATCAACGGCCCCGGCAAGGTCTTCGACTTCGCGAACGTCTCCGACATCACCATCGACGACGTCTGGAACGAGCACATGGTGTGCCTCTACTGGGGCGCCAACACCGATCGCATCACCATCAAGAACTCACGGATCCGTGACATGTTCGCCGACGGCATCAACATGACCAACGGATCCACCGACAACCTCGTCACCAACAACGACGCCCGCGCCACCGGTGACGACAGCTTCGCCCTGTTCTCCGCCATCGACGCCGGCGGCGCCGACATGAAGAACAACGTCTACGAGAACCTCACCACCACCCTGACCTGGCGCGCCGCGGGTGTCGCCGTCTACGGCGGCTACAACAACACCTTCCGCAACATCCACATCGCGGACACGCTCGTCTACTCCGGCATCACGATCTCCTCGCTCGACTTCGGCTATCCGATGAACGGCTTCGGCACCGATCCCACGACCTTCGAGAACATCTCGATCGTCAGAGCGGGCGGACACTTCTGGGGCAACCAGACCTTCCCCGGCATCTGGGTCTTCTCCGCCTCGAAGGTCTTCCAGGGCATCCGCGTCAACCACGTGGACATCGTCGACCCCACCTACAGCGGCATCATGTTCCAGACCAACTACAAGAACGGCCAAGCCGAGTACCCGGTGAAGGACACCGTCTTCAACGACATCTCCATCAGCGGAGCCCGCAAGAGCGGCGACGCCTGGGACGCCAAGTCCGGCTTCGGCATCTGGGCCAACGAACTGCCCGAGCCCGACCAGGGCCCGGCGCTGGGCGAAGCCACCATCAACTGCCTGCGCACCAGCAACAACGCGCAGGACATTCGCAACACGACCCCGCTCAAACTCACCGTCAACCCCTGCTGA
- a CDS encoding signal peptidase I, whose protein sequence is MTDSIYVGNAGHDAPLDQGWILGHFKDESDPRHTEAVEVKWGIHPRGEERAEWVRGEERTALLVLISGRFRVEFPGRNVVLEKQGDYVVWGRGVDHSWCAEEESVLLTVRWPSVAGYAVTPE, encoded by the coding sequence ATGACCGACAGTATCTACGTAGGAAACGCGGGGCACGACGCGCCACTGGACCAAGGCTGGATTCTCGGCCACTTCAAGGACGAAAGCGACCCTCGGCACACGGAAGCCGTCGAGGTCAAGTGGGGGATCCATCCACGCGGCGAGGAGCGGGCCGAGTGGGTGCGGGGTGAGGAGCGGACCGCTCTGCTGGTGCTCATCAGCGGCCGGTTTCGCGTGGAATTCCCGGGGCGGAATGTCGTACTCGAAAAGCAGGGCGATTACGTCGTGTGGGGTCGCGGAGTCGACCACTCATGGTGCGCGGAAGAGGAATCGGTGTTGTTGACGGTTCGTTGGCCGTCCGTCGCCGGTTACGCCGTCACGCCGGAATGA
- a CDS encoding LacI family DNA-binding transcriptional regulator, translating to MTRRLAQVAKKVGVSEATVSRVLNGKPGVSEGTRQSVLTALDVLGYERPTQLRGERARLVGLVLPELQNPIFPAFAEVIGGALAQQGLTPVLCTQTRGGVSEADYVELLLQQQVSGVIFAGGLFAQADAPHEHYHQLAERKIPVVLVNASIDGLDFPCVACDDAVAVEQAWRHLASLGHRRIGLVLGPPDHMPSRRKLAAAQVAAAAVGTVWDDALVQRSIFSLEGGQAATARLLDAGVTGIVCASDPLALGAIRAARRRGLSVPSEVSVVGFDDSAFMTCTEPPLTTVRQPIEAMGRAAVDLLCTQIQGTAAHPGELLFEPELVVRGSTAQPPVE from the coding sequence ATGACGCGACGACTTGCTCAGGTGGCGAAGAAGGTTGGGGTCAGCGAGGCAACGGTCAGCCGTGTCCTCAACGGGAAGCCCGGTGTCTCCGAGGGGACCCGCCAGTCGGTCCTCACCGCCCTGGACGTCCTCGGTTACGAGAGGCCGACCCAACTGCGCGGGGAGCGCGCGCGGCTGGTCGGCCTCGTGCTCCCGGAGCTCCAGAACCCGATCTTTCCCGCGTTCGCCGAGGTCATCGGGGGTGCTCTGGCCCAGCAGGGACTGACTCCGGTGCTGTGCACGCAGACCCGCGGCGGCGTGTCGGAGGCCGACTACGTGGAGCTGCTGCTCCAGCAGCAGGTCTCCGGCGTCATCTTCGCGGGCGGTCTGTTCGCGCAGGCCGACGCCCCGCACGAGCACTACCACCAGTTGGCGGAGCGGAAGATCCCGGTCGTGCTGGTCAACGCCTCCATCGACGGGCTGGACTTTCCTTGCGTGGCGTGCGACGACGCGGTCGCGGTCGAGCAGGCGTGGCGCCACCTCGCCTCGCTGGGCCACCGGAGGATCGGCCTCGTCCTCGGCCCTCCGGACCACATGCCCTCGCGCCGCAAGCTAGCGGCCGCACAGGTGGCCGCCGCTGCGGTGGGCACGGTCTGGGACGACGCCCTGGTGCAGCGGTCGATCTTCTCCCTGGAGGGTGGCCAGGCGGCCACCGCGCGGCTGTTGGACGCGGGTGTCACCGGCATCGTCTGCGCCAGTGACCCGCTGGCCCTGGGCGCCATCCGGGCCGCGCGCCGACGGGGGCTGTCCGTGCCCTCCGAGGTGTCGGTGGTCGGCTTCGACGACTCGGCGTTCATGACCTGCACGGAACCACCGTTGACCACGGTGCGGCAGCCGATCGAGGCCATGGGCCGCGCGGCGGTCGACCTGCTGTGCACCCAGATCCAGGGAACCGCGGCGCACCCCGGTGAGCTGCTGTTCGAGCCGGAGCTGGTGGTACGCGGTTCGACGGCCCAGCCACCCGTCGAGTGA